One Fundulus heteroclitus isolate FHET01 chromosome 1, MU-UCD_Fhet_4.1, whole genome shotgun sequence genomic window carries:
- the znf217 gene encoding LOW QUALITY PROTEIN: zinc finger protein 217 (The sequence of the model RefSeq protein was modified relative to this genomic sequence to represent the inferred CDS: deleted 1 base in 1 codon) — protein MPTHSLLPFVDTPDGLLQDIPISNNAGVPAPGGSMTPQGACVAKAGSQPDDGAQLSCMFCDQAFADPEELGPHVLRHHPTTFYEPTVLRVDAEFRIPGERSRPKAGALPAPKEEAPSCIVCGQVAQDAGELEAHMRKHKDYFTYCCSVCGRRFRESWFLKNHMKMHVKPGPKSKAALDQEAPFTVNGVTQEPPAEPVLSLYEMCMVCGFFFPDRHSLAEHSKVHNREAEPGRDEAAAEPLAKQEAFLGSLNLRPASASERLNDARSSKWVPQLDPFTTYQAWQLATKGKIAVGPNNTKDIGQELSTDNEDCGSDKEETGAAWSEGQADRAGKEARSQQQQAAAEASNPPRRSLMQKHKDKERPTTCEECQKTFRTYHQLVLHSRIHKRERGGQDSPTSADGRPARAAPAEPAEDGQEEALEEHLVSGEDGLERSKFRSKECNYCRKSFRSSYYLTVHMRTHTGEKPYKCAYCNYAAAQKTSLKYHYDRRHKDKPYVEISSRSVPSLPSPDGLPAPSRPKLWDSEADRKPEGRVAVLDSKPDERVEQVMPTPSDLQAGRPAAVDLKEEEDGDSAAPLNLSLKASVSAAAASETRCAVTPTSCSLCAYKTLYPEVLAMHKRLLHKDKPQSAKKNEGGGNVKPRRHTGCPPALDGKDVAPFQTADRPHPRRTKSPPPQPPRPHDGPPVGAPHAQKRSPVPAARQDAATGLQRHRQNADPHPSQEASRYTEVVRKTVSGGKSAADRTAPLDRPPVADRSYQARSGTVWHPDAARLCLSSRFGGLPQMDFGDPSGKRMKFSVPSSREVETGEKMSFRAPPVDGPNRPPVQGRSAKPASQGPGPSSASEALCPIKTGSAPLGGGLESDWSMMSFLHYSPSELASLYHSAPANPSHAGAANARAGPRTLLYQPLPGLPNLQWRDSSAAFPNQRYGTTDKSS, from the exons ATGCCAACCCACTCCCTGCTGCCCTTTGTGGACACCCCAGACGGGCTCCTGCAGGACATCCCTATTAGTAACAACGCGGGCGTCCCGGCGCCCGGCGGCAGCATGACGCCGCAGGGCGCCTGCGTGGCCAAGGCCGGCTCGCAGCCCGACGACGGCGCGCAGCTTTCCTGCATGTTCTGCGACCAGGCCTTCGCCGACCCGGAGGAGCTCGGGCCGCACGTGCTCCGCCATCACCCCACCACCTTCTACGAGCCCACGGTGCTGCGGGTCGACGCGGAGTTCAGGATCCCCGGGGAGAGGTCCCGGCCCAAAGCCGGCGCCCTCCCCGCCCCGAAGGAGGAGGCGCCCAGCTGCATCGTGTGCGGGCAGGTGGCGCAGGACGCCGGCGAGCTGGAGGCCCACATGAGGAAGCACAAGGACTACTTCACGTACTGCTGCAGCGTCTGCGGGCGGCGCTTCCGCGAGTCCTGGTTCCTGAAGAACCACATGAAGATGCACGTGAAACCGGGACCCAAGAGCAAAGCCGCCCTGGACCAGGAGGCCCCCTTCACCGTCAACGGCGTCACCCAGGAGCCGCCCGCCGAGCCCGTCCTCTCTCTCTACGAGATGTGCATGGTCTGCGGGTTTTTCTTCCCCGACCGCCACAGTCTGGCAGAACACAGCAAGGTCCACAACCGAGAGGCGGAGCCAGGCAGAGATGAAGCCGCTGCCGAACCCCTCGCCAAACAGGAAGCGTTTTTAGGTAGCCTCAACCTTCGGCCCGCCTCTGCCAGCGAGCGTTTAAACGACGCGAGATCATCCAAGTGGGTTCCCCAGCTGGATCCCTTTACCACCTACCAGGCCTGGCAGCTCGCCACCAAGGGCAAGATCGCGGTCGGTCCCAACAACACCAAAGACATTGGCCAGGAGCTCAGCACAGACAACGAGGACTGCGGCTCCGACAAGGAGGAGACGGGTGCGGCGTGGTCGGAGGGCCAGGCGGACAGAGCCGGGAAAGAGGCGcgctcccagcagcagcaggccgcCGCAGAGGCCTCCAACCCGCCGCGGAGGTCGCTCATGCAGAAACACAAGGACAAGGAGAGGCCGACCACATGCGAGGAGTGTCAGAAAACCTTCAGGACCTATCACCAGCTGGTCCTCCACTCCAGGATCCACAAGCGGGAGCGAGGCGGGCAGGACAGCCCGACGTCTGCTGACGGGAGGCCGGCGAGGGCGGCCCCCGCCGAGCCGGCGGAGGATGGACAGGAGGAGGCTTTAGAGGAACACTTAGTTTCAG gCGAAGATGGTCTCGAACGATCGAAATTCAGATCCAAAGAATGCAATTATTGTCGCAAATCATTCCGGTCCAGTTATTACCTCACAGTCCACATGAGGACTCACACAG gtGAGAAACCTTACAAGTGCGCTTATTGCAACTACGCGGCCGCTCAGAAGACTTCACTAAAATATCACTATGATCGTCGGCACAAAGACAAACCCTACGTGGAGATCTCCAGTCGATCTGTGCCTTCGCTGCCCTCGCCAGATGGCCTCCCCGCCCCGAGCAGACCTAAGCTCTGGGACTCAGAAGCAGATAGAAAACCCGAGGGTCGGGTCGCCGTCTTGGACAGCAAACCGGACGAGCGCGTTGAGCAAGTAATGCCGACGCCCAGCGACCTGCAGGCGGGCCGTCCAGCAGCGGTCGacctgaaggaggaggaggacggggACTCGGCGGCGCCGCTGAATCTGTCCTTGAAGGCGTCCGTTTCAGCGGCCGCCGCTTCAGAAACCAGATGTGCGGTAACGCCGACTTCCTGTTCGCTGTGCGCGTATAAAACCCTTTACCCCGAGGTGCTCGCCATGCACAAAAGGTTGCTGCACAAAGACAAACCGCAGAGCGCCAAAAAGAACGAGGGCGGCGGCAACGTGAAGCCGAGACGTCACACGGGCTGCCCCCCGGCTCTGGACGGCAAAGATGTGGCCCCGTTCCAGACGGCGGACCGACCCCACCCTCGCCGGACCAAGTCTCCACCGCCACAGCCCCCCAGACCTCACGACGGGCCTCCTGTCGGCGCGCCCCATGCCCAGAAGCGCTCCCCGGTCCCCGCAGCACGGCAGGACGCCGCCACGGGCCTC CAGCGCCACCGGCAGAACGCCGACCCCCATCCCAGCCAGGAGGCCTCCAGGTACACAGAGGTGGTGAGGAAGACCGTCTCAGGCGGGAAGAGCGCCGCCGACAGGACGGCGCCTCTGGACCGGCCGCCCGTCGCCGACAGGAGCTACCAGGCGAGGAGCGGGACCGTTTGGCACCCCGACGCTGCTCGCCTCTGCCTGTCCAGCAGGTTCGGGGGCCTCCCCCAAATGGACTTCGGCGACCCGTCCGGCAAGAGAATGAAGTTTTCCGTCCCGTCGAGCAGGGAGGTAGAAACTGGCGAGAAGATGTCTTTCAGAGCGCCGCCGGTGGACGGGCCCAACAGACCGCCGGTCCAAGGGCGGAGCGCGAAACCCGCGTCCCAGGGGCCGGGTCCGTCCTCTGCGTCTGAGGCTCTGTGTCCAATAAAAACCGGGTCGGCCCCTCTGGGAGGAGGTTTGGAGTCGGACTGGAGCATGATGAGCTTTCTGCACTACTCACCCAGCGAGCTGGCGTCCCTGTACCACAGCGCCCCGGCCAACCCCAGCCACGCAGGGGCGGCCAACGCCAGAGCCG GGCCCAGAACGCTGCTGTACCAGCCCTTACCGGGCCTCCCCAACCTGCAGTGGAGGGATTCCTCGGCGGCGTTCCCAAATCAGCGCTACGGCACCACCGACAAGAGCTCCTGA